The Tolypothrix sp. PCC 7712 region TGAGAATTTCATTCAGGGAGGTTTTGGCATTTTCCACAATGTGAGTACCTTCTACTACCTGCTGAGTTCCCTGTTCCATCGCTTTCACTACTTCAGTGGTTTCCCGTTGAATTTTCTTGACTATCTGCTCAATTTCTTGGGTAGCATCAGCGCAACGGGCTGCTAGGGAAGCAACTTCTTCAGCAATAATTGCAAAACCTTCTCCTTCTGTACCGGATCTGGTGGCTTCCAAACCAGCATTGATGGCTAAAAAGTTGGTTTGCATAGCGATTTGATTAATCAAGGCGACTACATGGGAAATTTGTTGTGAAGATTCGCCCAAACGCTTAACTTTTTTCGCTGTATCACCAATTGTAGAACGCAATTTTAAGGTGTTTTGTACAGCTAAATCCATCGCCTCGCCATTGTGTTGAGCCGTAGAAGATGCTCTGTGAGCCACAAGCGCAGCTTGTCTGGCATTTTCGGCTACAGCTTCAATAGAAACTTTCATTTGGTGAATACTATTTAAGCCGAGGCTGATATCATCTGTTTGTTTGAGGGCTTTATCTGCCAGTTGACGGATGGCTACTTCGTTGTCACCTAGGGCTGTATTTACCTGGATAGCCGAGGCTTTCACTTTTGTCACAATCACACGCAAACTTTCTACAATGGAGTTGAAAAAGTCTGCAACTGTTCCCAATTCTCCGTATGTGACTTCCGATCGCACTGTCAAGTCACCTTGGAATGCGCCTTCGATATCGCTGAGGAGTGTGAGGATTTGCTGTTGTAAAGCCTCGTTGTGTTGGCGTTGTTCTAGTGCAGTTAATTCGGCGCGGGAACGTGATGTGTCGATTTGTTCTAAGAGAGATGATTGCTCTAGTGCATAGCCGATAGGAATCGCCACCTGCTTTAACAAATTAATTTCTATATCATCCCACTCACGGAAACCAGAACATTGGTGAGCAATCAACAAACCATAGAGTTTGTTGTCAATCAAAATTGGAGCTACTAAATTGGCTTTAACTGCAAATCTTTCTAGTTGGACAAGGTGACAGTCACTCAAGCTAGCTGCATAGATATTTTCTAGTACTTGTACCCGGCCTCTTTGATATTTTTGAACATAATCCCTGGCAAAACAAGGATCAGTAATTTGTTCTCCTAAAGAGGATGGCCAATCAGCTCCCACGGATTCGGCAATAATTGTGCCTTCCCAATTTTCGTTGAAGCGATAGACAATAACGCGATCAGCTTTGATGGCTTCTCTAGTGCTGCTGACTGCTACATTGAGGATTTTTTTAGCGTTGAGCGTACCCCGGAAGCGAGCGGTAATTTCATTGACTATTTGTGATAGTTTGGCTTCATTTTCTTGGCGAATTGCTTGTTCTGTGAGCTTATCTGCCATTTGATTAAAGGTATTAGCCAATTGCCCGACTTCATCACTGGCAAAAATCTCCGCCCGAGCAGTGCGATCGCCTGTGGCAAATTTTTGAGCTGTTTGCTCTAGATGCTGAATTGGTTTAACAATGCCGCGCCGAAATACCAGTGCCCAAAATGATATGATTAATAATGCTAAAACTATGGTTAGAACTTCTACCCAAAAGCTATTTTCTAGTAATTGATTGAGGGCAGTTTCTGGAGTTCCTCGCACTAACACTGCTACCGAGTTTTCATCTACTACAGTAGCTAAACCATCATTGGTTTCAATGATTTTATTCGGCACTGCTTTCGCTGCCATTGTGTAAGTTTGGTTACCTACTTTTATCCTGCCGGTAACTGGATTCCCATTGGCTGATATTGCTGCTGCCAATAAATTTTTCCCGGTTGCGGGTAATGGCACATTTGTTTGTGCTTGATTAATATCTTTAGATGAGCCTTGATCCAAAGCTGTTGCTAAAGAAAATTCGCCTGTTGGTTGGCTGAGGTAAACCGCACTATAGCCACCACCAGTGGCTTTTAATGTTCCTTTGACAATGGGTTCTTTCCCATTCACAATGTCTCCAGAAATTAAAGCCCCAACTACTTCTTGAGTTTTGGAGTTTTTGACAGGTGTGACTGTATAACGAATCAGGGCATTTTGGTTACTAAAACCTTCTGGTAAGACAGGTGATTCTTTGCTGATTTCTGACCAAGTGACTATTCTTGTAGCTTTGATTTGTTGCGGATTATTTAATACCTCACTCACCAAATTATCGGGGTTAAAAATCTCGCCTTCCCGATTAGTATTGCCATTAACAATAATTTTAAAATCTTTACCAACTAAGGTGGCGTATTCAATTTTTCTGGCTTTAAGTTCGTTGGTGAGAATTTGCTTAACTTCTTGCTTTAATGTTGGCGTTAATACTTGCCCTGAGCTATGCAAAACCGCAGCTTGAATAATTGCCGGATTATCAGATTGACCCCGGAAACCAAAGCCCATCTGATTAATTTTGATATTGTAATTAATATCTGTAACAGCTAACTCTGACTTGGCTTGCTCAAGTGAGAGAGTCTGCAAATTACTCGTAATTAAGTATCGACCAACTAAGCTAATACCCACAATCGATACTAATTCTGACGCTATTAAAGCAAT contains the following coding sequences:
- a CDS encoding methyl-accepting chemotaxis protein — its product is MNNRLHGNTTLTSEYQPSSLNPPVNLEQQSNYSLGLGAPIPQHQQAQQGLIKSLFQRFYNLSIGRKQLIALIASELVSIVGISLVGRYLITSNLQTLSLEQAKSELAVTDINYNIKINQMGFGFRGQSDNPAIIQAAVLHSSGQVLTPTLKQEVKQILTNELKARKIEYATLVGKDFKIIVNGNTNREGEIFNPDNLVSEVLNNPQQIKATRIVTWSEISKESPVLPEGFSNQNALIRYTVTPVKNSKTQEVVGALISGDIVNGKEPIVKGTLKATGGGYSAVYLSQPTGEFSLATALDQGSSKDINQAQTNVPLPATGKNLLAAAISANGNPVTGRIKVGNQTYTMAAKAVPNKIIETNDGLATVVDENSVAVLVRGTPETALNQLLENSFWVEVLTIVLALLIISFWALVFRRGIVKPIQHLEQTAQKFATGDRTARAEIFASDEVGQLANTFNQMADKLTEQAIRQENEAKLSQIVNEITARFRGTLNAKKILNVAVSSTREAIKADRVIVYRFNENWEGTIIAESVGADWPSSLGEQITDPCFARDYVQKYQRGRVQVLENIYAASLSDCHLVQLERFAVKANLVAPILIDNKLYGLLIAHQCSGFREWDDIEINLLKQVAIPIGYALEQSSLLEQIDTSRSRAELTALEQRQHNEALQQQILTLLSDIEGAFQGDLTVRSEVTYGELGTVADFFNSIVESLRVIVTKVKASAIQVNTALGDNEVAIRQLADKALKQTDDISLGLNSIHQMKVSIEAVAENARQAALVAHRASSTAQHNGEAMDLAVQNTLKLRSTIGDTAKKVKRLGESSQQISHVVALINQIAMQTNFLAINAGLEATRSGTEGEGFAIIAEEVASLAARCADATQEIEQIVKKIQRETTEVVKAMEQGTQQVVEGTHIVENAKTSLNEILNVSAQIDELVQSISAATASQVETSQAVSKLMQDISKVSVLTSNDSRKVCQSLQQTVEISQELQATVEMFKVN